GGTACAAATTAACTTCAGTTAGAAGGTCACCACTAAGTTCCCAACCACCCCAAACAGAGATGCAGATTTGAGGGCTTCACTCTTCaaagtacaaaattattttaattacactACACTCTGCCCTTGGTTTGAAGTATTAATCACATCTATTTACACTTTGCTCATTAACACCTATGCACCAAGATGCAAATTAGACCAGTCAAACACTTCCATGAATTCAGTTCCCTCCAATGCTCTGGACAAGGTTCCCAGACTTTTCTTTGTGCTTCAAGTTGCAAGGAGCAGGAAAGAATGGGAGCAGGAGAATAAACCACGTCCATTACCCAACGACTAAATATGAAATGTTACTTCCCAAGTTACAAAAATACACAACTTCTGATGCAATTTGCTAGTTAATATACATTTACTCCAGGGTATGAATACaaataacttttatttaaaaaaaaaacaaaaacaaaacaaaaacagggaaaaaaggaaaaaaacccagaaaaaaatagagaaaaaaaggaaaaaaaagctaataataCAACAGGCATGTCTGAGACCTAGAGCTGCATTAAAACCACTACTGGGTGCTGTAGGCATCGTTTAGAATCTATACAAACTGGTATTTCTAAAAGGTCAGAGCACTATTCTCCAGAAGAAAAGTTATGGTGTGAGTCAAGTCCTATGTCATGTTTTGTTAATTCAAGTCGAGCCACTGGACACCGAAGGAAAAAAAGACCAGAAAGATGAAGAATCAGTAgcttcaaaaaacaaacagccgTTGCTTCCAGGTAGTTTGGATGCAAATCAGAGCCAGAGGTGTATGCAAATCCCAAATATTTACAGTCCAAGTACAGCATCACTCTACAATTTTCTTATAAAACAGTAGGTAAGGAGTCGATGTAGATGACGACGTCGGAGAAAGAGAATTCAGAAAGTCCTTTTCCTCTGTGACCTTCACTTCGGAGTCATCGAAGAGCAGCCACTTGCCCTCGTACTCCTTGAGGCTCTGGAGCACGTAGAGAGCTTTGTTCTCCAGAGCTTTGTTCTCCAGTCCGTTGGCCGCCAGCACCGGGGGCTCGCCCTGCTCCGCCCGGGGCTCGGTGCTGGGCTCGCCGCGCGGCTCGGGCGCCACGCTCGGCAGCTTCTCGGGGTTGGGCTGTTTGCTGGCACACAGCTCACAGTCAGCCTTGCTCTTCTGCCCCCCGAGCAGCCCCACGGCCTCCACGTTCTTCTTGCCGAGCACCTTGAGCCTGAAGGAGACCTCGCCGTCGTCGTAGTCCTCGGCCACGGTGCGCGCCTCCTCCTCGGTCAGCGGCTCCGGCTTGAGCGCGGCGTAGGCCGGCTCGGGCAGGAAGGTGCCCCtgtccagctccaggctctgcaggtcCGTGACCTTCACCGAGGCCGTGTAGTGGCCGCTGCTGATTGTGATGCCGCTGTGCATGACCACGGCGAAGAGCCCGTAGGTGTCATTGGTGGGCCGCGTGCTCCACTcctccagggacagcctgaGCGGCGTCAGCAGCGGCGTGTTGATCTTGGACAGGCCCCCGTAGCAGTCAAACCTGCCGAGGGACACAGGGCTTACACCTCCTGCCACAGCACCTCCCAAACACCACTTCAGGtggcccagagctgcagccataTCCTTGCTCCTCAAAGATATGGATGGTGGgaactgctccctgctgctctggcccAGCACCAGCATCCCAGGTCAGGAAAGGCATTTTTATGACTGTAATGTTAAGTCTTACAGCCCAGAAACTGTAAATTTTAACTATTTCTGAGATCCCATTTTTCTAAAGTATCAGCTAAAGATAACTTCTAAATAGTGATGATACAGGTTCAGCTGATTGTTACCATTCCTGCTCCTATTTCTGCACAACACCCCCTTCTCTCTCTCACCATCCTGttcaaaaacaaaccaaaaacctctTCAACAGCCAAGGCTGAACCAAGCAcggttgggtttgtttttttctcctcctgaaaGAGTCATTTACTAAATAAAGCATTACTTATTTTACTTTCAAGTAGCTTTAATACCACTCAGAGATGGTGACTAATTTTCCTCAGCTCCCCTCAGTGCACTATAGCTGTGCCAGTGGTGCTCACCTGGGATTCTTCACTAGCTGTCCTGTGGCATTctaatttttcaaacaaatcTGTGGCTAATTTACTTTGGGAAAGCCTCTAGTATTCCAtaaatattcagtattttgttCACAGCACACAATTTaccaggaggggaaaaaatcctttcattatAGGGATCTTCTACAGAGCTTGAAGAGAAAATCAGTGTTGGGATTTCACTGTGCATCAGCCTCCTTGAATGATTCTGCTCTTGGTGACTTGCACATTGCATCAGCCCAGATCAGTTAACCCCTTTATTTAACAATAGGCTGTGATGTCCTAATAAATTCCAGGGATGACTCAAAGTCTTACTCAACTGTGAGGGTGTTGCAGGGAAAAATACTGGGGAGTACAGACAAGCCCTGTAAAACTGAGGTTTCCAAGAGCTCACTGCTCTTATCATaggaaaaaataacttaaatCCAAGGAAACTGCAGCCATGGCATAACTGCAGTTATGATTATTGTTTTCCCGGATTTAATTTTGGTTCTGCTTCACTCCTGTTCAGAGCCATGAACCCTGAGAGACACAAATaaacacagtgacacacacagaTCCTCAGTCACTCCAGTGCAGTGAAACCTCACTTCAGACCTCTCTCACCACCACATTTCACTCCACCAAAAGGAACACAGAAGAGCACAGaatcagaaataataaaacttaAATCTTCTGAAAATCCCTATTAGCAGCAGGCAGAAATAGAGATATTCAGAAGAGAGTCAAGAAACACAGAACTGCTGGCGGATACCCTGGATTACAAATCCAGTTCCACTCAAGCACACTGGGACAATCATattcacagaaaacaggaaaaagcaggCTCTACCTTTCTTCTCAATGAATCCAGCATCAGAAAGATTTGGAGAGGAGGAAATAAGAGAGGAAATCTTTTCCTATTAGCTTTTTGTTCTTCTTAATGATAAGaatctgaagacagaaaaattgcATGCCAAGTACTCTGCCTGCTCTGACTGATGCACTTCAAACACATCAAACCTGATTTCTGCACATCTTTTGAGACCATAAATTAGTGACATTCTACCCACTGCACTGAATTTCACAAGacaaaaagctgattttctcACAGATTGTTAAATTTCTATAGTGGAAATGCTTAATTACATGTTACCAGTTAACAAATTCCTCCTAAACAGCTTCACAGCCTGCTCACACGTGGCCTGGCATTTTTCCCCACATACACACTTGCCAAAGAGAATGACTCCTCCCCAGGCAAGGAGATTTTCACACTGgctgctttatttaaaaaaaaaacactttgcaAAGCAGCATCtagaaaaaatgaataaaatccTTATtaactgcaaatatttacagtacccttcatttctcatttatttacAACTCAGTCACCAGAGAATTCAGTAGAGCACAACTGAGCAGACCAGATTCCAAAATTTTTGTGGGAGCTAAAAGTTATCTGAAGATTCttatcttaaatttttttttgcttaaagcCAGTaaagagtttgtttttttagcAGTGACAGGGTTTTGCCCAAGAGAAAACATCCAACCCAAATATCAAGAAACTCTTCTAAAGAGCTTCAGCTTCATTATAGTTTTTATGTCAGGTTTTCCACTCTGACTTCCTTAATTTCTGACTGGTAGCCCTTGGCAGAAAATTTATGGAAGGACTGAGAGGACACATGAGGAAAACCACAAGAGACTGGATTCACTCTGACCTGGAAATTGGTCTGAGTGTTTTGGAGCAAGGAGCTGAAGCTGGCCAGGACAGAAGAGGTGAGTGAGGCAGGAGAGGATTGGTTAACTGTAGGCCCTTCCTCATGGAAACAAGAAAATAGGAAATACAGGAGCAAATGGAGgataattttcatgtttttcactCAACTGTGATGATTTTTAAGTGTGCAGCTCTAAGTCAGTATATACAAATCCGTATTTAAGTAAATATTGTGGAGATCAATGAAAAGACCATTTTGTATGTTATGATTCTGGACATGTATGGAAAGACATTGCAGAGACAGAGGAAATTCCCTTTCTGCTTTGTCAGAAACCTGGATATTCCTGTACAGTGCTCTAGggatggatttttctttgtttcctctcATCCCAAAGAAAATCCCTAAATTcttaagtattaaaaaaaagataaaaaacacTCCCACAACTTCTTTCAAAACATAAGGATTGCTACAATTACAATGCCAAACTGATTGCTTTGTAATTTAATATCAATGATGCTGATACTATtgtgtttttaaagtaattgttcgttttgtttttttttttaatattagctctttaaaatatttatctgattattttttcccccaaaattttagTGTTTACATTCAGGCAGAGACCAAAGTCTGCTTAAAGGAATTGGTCAATTTTGGGGTAATGAGTGTTGGCTCTTTAAAGTTTGTTaactcctgattttttttccccactaacATTCATCTTTTTAGTACTCACATTCTGGCAGAGACAACATCAGACCCTAAAATGCAGATTTGTTCTCATTACTTGTTCTGGTAAAGCACTTAAAGCTGCCTCTGAACTCACAGTTTATTTACTTAAAACTTAATTATCCCCTTAAATAGAGGGatatttaaagtaaataaaGTTTTAAGAAATATTACGTTGTTCTAAGAGTAGAGctaataattttttgttaagGAGTCTCCTAAAAGTCagtttttctggaaataatttctgccaCTACCTGGAACAACACAAAGCCTTTATGGCATTGGGGGCTTCATCCCAGCAATTAACTCCAATCTGGGAATCTTTGGGAAACACTCCAATGCATTTCCAGCTCTTGGGGTAAGACTTTCCTTGCTGCAGGACCCTGTTTGGTAAGACAGGCAATGCATACTCACTCCAGGCCACTGGCAGCAAAGCACTTCAAGTGAATTGTGATCACTTCAGGCATTTTATCGAACAGGAGGCTGCGCTCTGCTTCCGTGTAGTGGTGGCAGTtctcacagaaatatttgtccTCTCCCACAATCCTCTCCACTGAGGCAAACTGGGAAATTGCCCATTTCAGAGTCTTCATTTCTGTTTTTGGCTCTGGAGAAACtagaaaagaaattgctgtATTCAGGGACATGCCAATATTTACATTTCCAACTCATCCCGCCAGAagagcaacaaaacaaaatatgcCAAGTTCAGACCACTCCAAACCTGCAACACTGCAAAGAACACTCAGTATGTGTGAAATATGTGATGTATTCCCATCTTTGGAGCATTTCAGGAAGGGATGAAAACATCCCTTAATGGATGTCATTACTCAAAATTAGGATTTTCCCAAAGCTCCTTTCAGATCACACAGTTTTGTTGCCATGTCTGGAAATGCAGAGCTTGTATGAGACCAGAATTTCACTTATTAAGGCAAACCCCCGAAATAACCAGAAAGTTCCCTCTCACTTCTTGCATTTTGCCTCCTCTGCCACCCTCACATTGCTGACAGGATCACCCGCTGTCGGCAGCACTTCACATACGAACATCACCccacacattttcctttgaatcCTTCAGCAAAATGGGgagcaaaagcaggaaaagctgctccaaATTAAATCAGTGGCAACTAAAATTAATTCCCTTAAAATTCTCAATTTCAAGATGTGTTTTTGGCACGCTTCCTTTTGAAAATAGCTAAAAAACTGCATATAGATCAATAAAATTTGTGAAAGAGACCACATGACTAACATTTACAAACATAATACAAATGgtattaaaataacaacaatCTGAAatactaagattttttttttagtaactaaggaaaaaacctggattcttgtttcttttatttctaagaaaaaatttaaatgtttcttataaaaagaagaaaaagcaaaatttcttatccaggaagaaaaaagaagactCAAATCAAAGGAAAACCTGCTCATAAGGAGGAAAGCAGGTGCCTAAGTGACAGATTGTAGGCAGTCCAAGCCATGTGTTAAGATCTGGAACAATTTGAGTATTATCTGGATTTGCCAACATTATCACCACCATGTTTCCAAAGTCTAAAGTTAATCAGGACAGGAGATAAAAGTCTCTAATTTTACCCAGCACAAACAGGAGCCCTGCTCCTTCCTAACTGCAGCACTGTCCTTCCCCATGGCCGGCTGAGGCAGGAACACACCTCACAACCCTTTTCTTTTGAGCAAATTACTTACTTTCAGAACTCTCTTCACTTTTAGAAAGCTCATCTTCTTGCACTGGCACACTGATGTCCTGAAAGTCCTCCCTCCTTTCCGTGAAGCACTCGCACTCCAAGCACCTGGTCCTCAGCACTAACTGGCCCTGGAAGAGCTTCTCCACCAGCTCGAAGACAGCCAGCTCTGTACCTGCAGAGAGCACATGGGACATCATTCCAGAGACCCTTCAGACCCTGCTTATCCTCACAAAATCACTGTTACACCGTGGCCTTTAGGGAGCTCAGATAGGAattcaaaagcaaagcaaatcaCGAGCAGTTTTCATGGTATCAGCTGCTTGTAAGTAAATAAGGACCCTCTGTCTCTTGGGCCTCAAACTTTAATTTCTGTTCTAAATTGGGTTCTTGTTTTGTGCTTGAAGTGTGACAGTGTCACATTCTGGAATATTTGGATGCCATCAATGGACTGCTGAGCTCCTCAAGGAGCACCACACTGAGGGTTTGCCTTCTTTCTGTTCATTCTCagtcctctcctccttcctaaATTTACTGGCCAGTTTTGGCCAAATCTGCAGAAGAAATGCAGAACTCAAAAGACTCTTCattccttcaatttttttataaaaaactgGTGGGTGGAAAGTTCCAGATTAGTAAGTACTGGATTTATACTGAGGGCCTTCCCTCAACATGTATCTTGTGTTTCATTGACATAAACAAAATCCAGACCTGCCAGCCAATTAGCATTTCTAATTGGTATCTATTAGATCTAAATAGATTAGATCTTTAATACATCCTGAGTCCTTCCTGGTTCTTGGGAAGGTTGGGAATATGGAAagataaagggaaaaagaggataCTGTGTGTAAAACCATAGCTAGTGGTGTTTGGTTCTGTTTGCTCCTGCCAGAAATATCCCTTTACATCTCAAATCCACTTGCTCTTTCTATGGATGACAAAAATTAGTGGTAAATACAAACCTGGTAATATTCAGCCTTTTTTATACATATTGTACAATGATTACAGAATGTTAAGAGAAATGCCTTGAGATCTAAGCTAAACAGGTCAAgttctaagagaaaaaaaattacaaacacatataaaaataaattctctttcctaAAAATCATCTTCAATTCCTGAAAAATCTAATTTTGTGTTTagggctctgcaggctgtgcagtCTGAAGGCTGACTTCCCACGCATTGTACTTTCTTAATCCTACTAATTTTAAGCCCATCCACTTGTGCACCAACCTTccttttttggttctttttcagTTCCTTTTCCATGATGGCTTTCCACAGGAGACGCTGGTTCATGATATTCTTCTTTACTGTCACCATTTTCACACTTGACAGCCGACTCTTCAAACTCGCAGTCATATTCTTTCCCTGGCTCTTTGGATCCCAAGTTTGTAGTTAACTTTCCTAGACTGTAAAATTTGGACAGAATACTGGGCTGTTTGCAGGAAGATTTTAACCAGTTTAACCTAAGGCGCGACTTTTTCTGCGTGGGCTTGGCGCTCTCGCTCTCCCCGGAACACCTGGCAATGGCATCCATTtggttttccatcttttctccCGTGGCTTTCCTCTTGGACCTGGTTTgtctttgattttcttctgctgcaatTTGCTCTTTTGAtactttggattttttcttgGCGTTGCCGCCCTCGGCGTcgcttttccttttcccatttcccttgaGCAGCTTCTCCTTGGCCGCGTCTCCGCCGTGGCTGCCCGGGCTGGGatcctcctcctcagcagggctcaCAGACCCGTTGCTCTCAGAGTTTTGGCTGGGTTTTTCCTCCAGTTTAGCTGCAGGCTCTTCCACAGGCAGTTTGTTCAGCTCTTCCTTCTTCAGCAGCTGGCAGGTTTCCTGGATGTTGCCCAGGATacactgcagcacctcctgggcATCGTGCTGCAGGTACCCTTCGTACATGGGGTTCAGCTCTCTGTGCAAAGAAAGGAGCAAAAATGAGGGTTTGGTATCCTCTGCTAACTGGGGAATGTGATTTGAGACTGAAATCAGCGATTTAGAAGTCATGGAGGATCATGTGTCctctctgtcagagctgggggaaggtTCTGCCTTAAGGATTTACATATACCCAGAAGTGGAGCTCCTCAGCTCCAAGGGGatccttcccatccctgaagtgtcccaggccaggctggacagggattggagcaccctgggattgtgggaagtgtccctgcccatggctttaaggtcccttccgaCCCAAACCTCTCTGTAATTTAATAACACTTCTGTACCTAAGCGCTGTTTTAAACCCCTTGTGCATTACAGTTTCCAACGCCATGGTGCTGACAATAAGCACAAAAATCTTGCTGCCTGCAAGGCCACCCCAAATTTAAAGCCATCTACCTTGCACCAGCCTCTAAGGCTGGGCAATGTAATGGCCTGGAAATGTCAGGACAGAATTCTGTCAGCATTTGGGGGGTTTGTACCTGAGGGTGTTCAGCAGCCTCCGGGGCTGAGTGGCCAATTCATCCGTGTATTTCTCTGGGTTCAGGAGAAAACTGGCTTGAAGCTGCTCAACTGAAAGGATCAAGGAGTGCAAACTGCAGATGAGTTCATAACTTGCCAAGGGATCTTCTTTACAGCCTCCCTGCAATGACAAtggaaagggaataaaaacaCTTGCAACAGGTACATCAGTCacaaattaacatttttctctcctctcctcccttggTTTTCTACATTTGGCTGAATTTTTTGTCTGCTATGGAAGGCAGGTGGGTTTCAGacagtattttggtttttttcaagtaGGAAACAAACATAAAGCCCAAACAGCCATTGGtttaaaatcccaaaccatcctTGCCCAAACTTCAGCTCCAGGCACTGTTTCATAATTATCTATGTGCCAGAAGCATGGTCAGGTATCTTCCTCAAATTTCTTCTGTATAAAACTTGTGCTAAAGCTCAAAACAACTCAAATACATCTTCACCTGAAGTAACAGGGCAGAAAACAGTGCTGAAAAGGTTCTTAAGAACAGAAATCAGTTACATTTTCCCTACATTCAGGACAGCCTCGCTTGCAAGGTTACAAAACAAAGAACACGTGGGGATTTGTtaccttttctgccttttgctcTCCTTCATCCTTTGAAGATTCTCTCTTCTTTGAAATGATGTTATATAAATGTTTTACTCCAGTTTTAAAACCAGGACAAAAATATAATACCTGAAAGCAACAGTTGAAAACACAAGAATAACTGGAGTAAGAAGTTATTCCACACATAAATGAACATTTATAatccacacagctctgcacctcCCCAGGCACACAAAGATCCAGGATTTTTCACAGCAGGGAGGAGCCCTGAGTATGGAAACTGAAGAATTTCCCAATCAGGACAACCACAGGGCAcacatttcctgcagcagcatctttATTTCCCTGCTGTAATGAGATGCCCTTTTCCCTGCACCCAGAATAaaccaatttcccccatttgtGCTGGACCAGAACCTCACTTTTGGAGCCCCCCTGGCCATGGGCTCACCTGCAGGACACTGTTCAGGTAGCAGGTGTTGCCCAGGTTGTTCAAGCCCACAAAAGGCAGCATGTTGTCTTTTTTCTCACAGCTGACAAGGGAGgggggctgtgcagcaggaacCACCTGGTCACTGGGAAACAGAGAAACGGGGTAAGAGACACCCTGGAAAAAGCACTCCTTCATCCCTCCCCACCTCAGAGGATTCAGCAGTGAGAAATGCAGATCTAAACCCTGCAAAAGTGTCTGAATTCACTCTGACTCCTCAGCAACCCCCCCAAAAGCACACAGGAGGAAAACCTGATCTAAGTTCCAACACATCAAATAGCAGGAGACTGATTTAATGGAACAAAAATTCCATATTTAGATACTTTTGAATGTTCTTTCTTCATTCATAAGGCAGAAAAATGTGCCTagaatgtatttttacattGCTCCAGTCACATCATTTCTAGATGCAAAGCCAAagcataaaaccagaaaaaaaagtctaaaaaaataaaccagtaaGCCTGACACACTATACACtgattatcattattattaattactGATAGAAATGATTAATACACTGTAATGACAAAACAGaaccaaattttaaaatctccaaCTATTTCTAACTGACCACAATTTACTTTTTCCCACTTAAATCCCCTCACCAGCAATGAAACAGATTTCAGGCTCAGAGCCTGAAAAGCCCCAGTGAATGACAGCCAACCCCACAATTAAAGATcctaaatatttccattaaaattcaccttgcagaaaatgaaattttaatataaatagtTCAGTGACACAGTAACTACTTATATTAACTTGAAGCACAGTAAGTTTTTCGACTGATCCCAAAGTTTGTGCCAATtaaacaccaaaagaaaaaatccaaaatatcaAAAGAGCAAATTGCAGCAGAAAAAACCTTGTTTTCCTAGAAGAGTTATTAGAAgaaacaggttttaaaaactAACTTGAGCACGCGATCCCAAAGTTTGTGCCAACTGAACATCCCCGGTGCGGCAAAGCCGCTCTCTCAAAACAGAAATTGATCACAGCAATGAGTTGGCTCGGTCTGCCGAGGCCGCCCGGACGTTAATTTAACGAAAGCGCGTGTTAATTCATTTAATTGAAGCGCACGTTAATGCATTGCACGGAGCGCGTGCTGCAGCGCGTTATTGCTGCGAGAACACGAAAGCGAAAGGAGcggggaaggaaggcaggatggagggaaggcaggagggaaggaaggcgGGATGGATGAGCCCGAGCCCGCCGCGGCGCCGCCACACAACTTCTCCCGCGCGGCACTCACATCTCGGCGCCTCGGAACTCCGCGCCCTTCGGCTCATTTTCCTGCGCCTCGATGAAATCCAGCACTCGCTTCGCCTCCTTCTTCTGAAAGAGCTTCAGCGACAGCCTGTTCTTCTTGGAGGGGCTGGCCCTGGCGCTGTCGCCGGGCAGGACGCCGGGCATGGTTCCTGCGGGGCGCGGCCGGGGCGCTCACACCTggcgcgcacacacacacacacgcgcaCACCAGGCGCCATTTACTCCCCGAGGGGGCCGAGCGCGgacccgccgccccccgccccgggctCGGGccgcccccccgcgccccccgcaTGTTCCCCGCGGCCGGCGGGGCCTGAGGCCGCGGTGCGGCCGCTCCCCTCACTCACCGCTACatgccggccccgctcccgctcgCCGTTGCCATGGAGACCGCGGGGGACACCGTCAGCGAACTTGGCGCGTTTTTTTTCCGCGCGCCGACGAGGAcccccgccccgcgcgcgcCCCGCCTCGCGCCGCAACCCCCCCGGCCCGCCGGCGGCCGCCCCTCGAGAACGCCGGAAAACCGAGCGCGCCCCGCCGGGGCAGGCCGGCGGGTAAAAGCCATGACGATCGGAGGCGGAGCGTCCGCCGGGAGCCGGAGGACAGAGCGGCGGCGGCTGGGCGTCGGAGCTACCCCGCCACCGGCCCCGCAAGGCCGCCGCCTCATCAGGCAGCGCGGCGGGCAGCCCGCTGTGGGTCCTGCCTGGGCGCGCGCGGGCGCTGGTAACGGCCCGGCCAAAGGGCTCGGCTTCGGGCTGTACCATTTGCGTGGGGAGAGCCCTCACTCCCCCCTGCCGGCGGGAGGTGGATTGGTCCCGCTGTGACCACGCCCCCTGCACGGCTCGGCCAATCAGAGGCGGCGGATCCGTTTCCCCTCACGCCCTTAGGGCCCGGTCCGCAGTGCCCAGAGCGGAGCCTTCCCGCGCTTTGCCATAAAAACCGCACATTGCTGCGGGAATTCCCAGCGCTGCCCGGCCCCAAGGCCCCACCGGCACAGCTGTGCACCCCGCATTGCCCAGAGCGGAGCCTTCCCTAAAAACCGCACATTGCTGCGGGAATTCCCAGCGCTGCCGGGCCCCAAGGCCCCACCGGCATGCCTGTGCACCCCGCAGTGAATTTTAGTTATCACTGAGGCTGTTAGGGCTGCAAAACTGGCGGTTTAGGGGTGCAGAATGTGGGAAAATGTAAATTTCTGCGTTGTTCTCTTTAAACTGgcccctccagcacctcctgcctgtACATAAAAGATGCATATTGCTCATACATAAAGGTTTTCTAACAGGAAAGACTATTCACGTAAGATATTTTATAGGTTTAATTACATAACTGACTTTGGGCAATACCCAGAtctgagttttggggtgaattacCCCAAATTTGAGCACTTAAAAGCCGTAGTTCCCCAggaccagctgctgctgcctcccctgaGCGTGGCACTCCTGTTAAGCACTAAAGCAAACAGAACTCTAcaaaacccacttttttttgTAGTCCTGCAAtattttcagatgcttttttgCTGCTGCATAAATTAATTATTACAGCAGGTCACTATCCCTAAATACTCATTTGAATTATGGAAGGAATTGTGTATATTCCAACTGTGTATATTCCAACAGTCACAGCCATACTCCTGCACAGGTTTTGATTTCTCTTACAGATAAAATATCCACCTGTACCTGCACACGCAGGGTTCAGATTCCCAAGgtgaatattttgatttatttccttGGCCTGTGGGatgcccagagctccccagaaGCTGTTGGGACTCTGCATTCCCACTgagcatggatggatggatggatttcCCCCGCAGCTCTGCCATGTGAACTTTAGCTCCACTCAACAACCACTGCCCGAGGTCCCTGCAGTTAATGGACACTCAGGACTACAGAGGCTCTTTTGTGTGAGACAAGAGTCTTATCCAGGTGGGTGGTGCCCCAAGGT
This Camarhynchus parvulus chromosome 8, STF_HiC, whole genome shotgun sequence DNA region includes the following protein-coding sequences:
- the USP1 gene encoding ubiquitin carboxyl-terminal hydrolase 1, translated to MPGVLPGDSARASPSKKNRLSLKLFQKKEAKRVLDFIEAQENEPKGAEFRGAEIDQVVPAAQPPSLVSCEKKDNMLPFVGLNNLGNTCYLNSVLQVLYFCPGFKTGVKHLYNIISKKRESSKDEGEQKAEKGGCKEDPLASYELICSLHSLILSVEQLQASFLLNPEKYTDELATQPRRLLNTLRELNPMYEGYLQHDAQEVLQCILGNIQETCQLLKKEELNKLPVEEPAAKLEEKPSQNSESNGSVSPAEEEDPSPGSHGGDAAKEKLLKGNGKRKSDAEGGNAKKKSKVSKEQIAAEENQRQTRSKRKATGEKMENQMDAIARCSGESESAKPTQKKSRLRLNWLKSSCKQPSILSKFYSLGKLTTNLGSKEPGKEYDCEFEESAVKCENGDSKEEYHEPASPVESHHGKGTEKEPKKEGTELAVFELVEKLFQGQLVLRTRCLECECFTERREDFQDISVPVQEDELSKSEESSEISPEPKTEMKTLKWAISQFASVERIVGEDKYFCENCHHYTEAERSLLFDKMPEVITIHLKCFAASGLEFDCYGGLSKINTPLLTPLRLSLEEWSTRPTNDTYGLFAVVMHSGITISSGHYTASVKVTDLQSLELDRGTFLPEPAYAALKPEPLTEEEARTVAEDYDDGEVSFRLKVLGKKNVEAVGLLGGQKSKADCELCASKQPNPEKLPSVAPEPRGEPSTEPRAEQGEPPVLAANGLENKALENKALYVLQSLKEYEGKWLLFDDSEVKVTEEKDFLNSLSPTSSSTSTPYLLFYKKIVE